In Natronoarchaeum philippinense, a single window of DNA contains:
- a CDS encoding thiolase family protein yields MSDETTPVIAAAYRTPQGKEDGAFADLRSEDLSVPLIDEILAETGLSGEDIDDLMWGCAQQRDEQGNNLARVIALLSELGESVPATTINRWCASSMQAVISASDAVRAGQRDAVIAGGVESMSRVKMGENTHKVHPRLNDLYNVGELQMGMTAEKVSEEYDVSREAQDEYALQSHQRAAAATEEGRFDDQIIPIETEDGVVDEDEGIRPDTSLEQLAQLPTVFKSDGTVTPGNASQVSDGAAATLVTSKAFAEEHDLDVLAEIGANNVAGVDPTVMGIGPVPATEGLLERTGRDIDDYDLVELNEAFASQTVYARRELGIDEDRYNVNGGAIALGHPLGASGARLPVTLVHEMIERDADRGLATLCVGFGQGAAIEFRRP; encoded by the coding sequence ATGAGCGACGAGACGACTCCGGTGATCGCGGCAGCGTACCGAACGCCCCAGGGCAAAGAAGACGGCGCCTTCGCGGACCTGCGCAGCGAGGACCTCTCGGTCCCGCTGATCGACGAGATTCTCGCCGAGACGGGACTTTCGGGCGAGGATATCGACGACCTGATGTGGGGCTGTGCTCAGCAGCGCGACGAGCAGGGCAACAACCTCGCCCGCGTGATCGCGCTGCTCTCGGAACTGGGCGAGTCGGTGCCCGCGACGACGATCAACCGCTGGTGTGCCTCCTCGATGCAGGCCGTGATCTCGGCGTCCGACGCCGTCCGCGCCGGGCAACGCGACGCCGTCATCGCCGGCGGCGTCGAGTCGATGAGCCGCGTGAAGATGGGCGAGAACACCCACAAGGTTCACCCGCGCCTGAACGACCTGTACAACGTCGGCGAACTTCAGATGGGGATGACCGCCGAGAAGGTCTCCGAGGAGTACGACGTGAGCCGCGAGGCCCAAGACGAGTACGCTCTCCAGAGCCACCAGCGCGCGGCCGCCGCGACCGAGGAGGGTCGCTTCGACGACCAGATCATCCCGATCGAAACCGAGGACGGCGTCGTCGACGAGGACGAGGGGATCCGCCCCGACACCTCGCTCGAACAGCTCGCCCAGCTCCCGACCGTGTTCAAGTCCGACGGCACGGTGACGCCGGGCAACGCCTCGCAGGTCAGCGACGGCGCCGCCGCGACGCTCGTGACGAGCAAGGCGTTCGCCGAGGAGCACGATCTGGACGTGCTCGCCGAGATCGGCGCGAACAACGTCGCCGGCGTCGACCCCACCGTCATGGGCATCGGCCCGGTCCCCGCGACCGAGGGCCTGCTGGAGCGCACGGGTCGGGACATCGACGACTACGATCTGGTCGAACTCAACGAGGCCTTCGCCAGCCAGACCGTCTACGCCCGGCGCGAACTCGGCATCGACGAGGACCGCTACAACGTCAACGGCGGCGCCATCGCGCTCGGTCACCCGCTGGGCGCAAGCGGCGCGCGCCTGCCCGTGACGCTGGTCCACGAGATGATCGAGCGCGACGCCGACCGCGGGCTGGCGACGCTGTGTGTCGGCTTCGGCCAAGGTGCGGCGATCGAGTTCCGGCGTCCCTGA
- a CDS encoding ABC transporter ATP-binding protein — protein MPDLAIETQALTKRYGDATAVEDLTLSISRGSVYGFLGPNGAGKTTTMRMLTTLTRPTSGTANVAGESIEDRDAVTPHIGYLPEEPPLYDELTGREQLEYIAGLRDIPEAEADEQIESMLDRFGLAEDADKRIDAYSKGMRQKVGVIQAVLHEPDVVFLDEPTSGLDPRAARTMRDTIAELADREMTVFLSTHILPVVDELADTVGVLHDSRLVAEGTPDGLKNRAEAGDERSLEDAFLDITHDHGAERIEEETTTTA, from the coding sequence GTGCCCGACCTCGCTATCGAGACGCAAGCCCTCACGAAACGCTACGGCGACGCGACCGCCGTGGAAGACCTCACGCTCTCGATCTCCCGCGGGAGCGTCTACGGCTTCCTCGGCCCGAACGGCGCCGGCAAGACGACGACGATGCGGATGCTGACGACGCTGACCCGCCCCACCTCGGGCACCGCGAACGTCGCGGGCGAGTCGATCGAGGACCGCGACGCAGTGACGCCACACATCGGCTATCTCCCCGAGGAACCGCCGCTGTACGACGAACTGACCGGCCGCGAGCAGCTAGAGTACATCGCCGGACTGCGCGATATTCCCGAGGCCGAGGCCGACGAGCAGATCGAATCGATGCTCGACCGGTTCGGCCTCGCCGAGGACGCCGACAAGCGCATCGACGCCTACTCGAAGGGGATGCGCCAGAAGGTCGGCGTCATTCAGGCGGTGCTCCACGAGCCCGACGTGGTCTTCCTCGACGAGCCGACCAGCGGCCTCGACCCCCGCGCCGCCCGGACGATGCGGGACACCATCGCCGAACTCGCAGATCGGGAGATGACCGTGTTCCTCTCGACGCACATCCTCCCCGTCGTCGACGAACTCGCCGACACCGTCGGCGTGCTCCACGACAGCCGGCTGGTTGCCGAGGGGACGCCGGATGGCCTGAAAAACCGTGCCGAGGCCGGCGACGAGCGCAGTCTGGAGGATGCCTTCCTCGATATCACCCACGACCACGGCGCCGAGCGGATCGAGGAAGAGACCACGACGACCGCATGA